Proteins encoded within one genomic window of Besnoitia besnoiti strain Bb-Ger1 chromosome II, whole genome shotgun sequence:
- a CDS encoding DnaJ domain-containing protein (encoded by transcript BESB_037890) has protein sequence MAGAGEAAEGPANCPLPEMLLGFCPYAVLGIVPPPQDSAQGSSSSSASGAASSASSSSAQASGAACVFFASVSVKTLASSYRRAALRAHPDKNRGREEEAAQEFVRIQAAYSFLSCEDSRAAYHAFLERQERHGALLAERRRRGLQADEKKRKFAEELKQREEAFAQAQKKAQEEAKQRGAGAASEKERLQRMRERNEKLIEAHQESLNAKYAQQAQAAMPSTAAGLSGFWASPQAYSSSWNAFDFKRRKTTESFASHVQPQPPVAFSDASHDASVDVDDIEDILRRSVYVHWTVGAAAGGNGGGQTSEKGVASANAVSAEDAAASEAGAATVTPLLISSLFIPLHALYIFGYNADHGYALVAFATRERALESALEFQQQQRQNRRGLSGETKKKMPRLRVKIADQVDHLRERLAALQEEADAAGVEFARAAAKAAGAKSSRPAAAPATPDAGGGARDTQEPGRGPFSRPTQDARLPRAPELARTHPVFLSPPTVMTTASLAAFEEATLRQLRLAAAKKAMQETQRQPAGGAPAAAEEG, from the exons ATGGCTGGAGCtggggaggccgcggagggcccCGCGAACTGCCCCCTCCCCGAAATGCTTCTGGGCTTCTGCCCGTATGCAGTTTTGGGAATCGTGCCGCCACCGCAGGACTCAGCTCAGGGGTCGTCGagttcttctgcgtctggcgctgcgtcatctgcctcctcgtcctctgcgcaaGCGTCAGGTGCCGCGtgcgtctttttcgcgtCGGTTTCTGTGAAAACTCTTGCTTCATCTTACAGACGAGCTGCGCTCCGGGCGCATCCGGACAAGAATCGAGggcgggaagaagaagcggcgcaggagtTCGTCCGCATCCAAGCTGCTTACTCTTTTCTGTCTTGTGAAGACAGCCGTGCGGCGTACCACGCCTTCCTAGAGCGACAGGAGCGGCACGGCGCTCTGCTGgctgagcgccgccgccgcggcctgcaggcagATGAAAAGAAGCGGAAGTTCGCGGAGGAGCTCaagcagagggaggaggccTTTGcccaggcgcagaagaaggcgcaggaggaagcCAAACAacggggggcgggcgcggcatccgagaaggagaggctgcagcgcatgcgcgagagaAACGAGAAGCTCATCGAGGCGCATCAGGAGAGCCTGAACGCGAAGTACGCGCAGCAAGCGCAGGCTGCGATGCCGTCCACTGCAGCCGGTCTTTCTGGCTTCTGGGCGTCTCCGCAAGCATATTCGTCGTCATGGAACGCGTTTGACTTCAAACGAAGGAAAACGACGGAGAGCTTCGCGTCCCAcgtgcagccgcagcccccCGTGGCGTTCTCAGATGCGTCTCACGACGCGTCTGTGGACGTCGACGACATCGAAGACATTCTCAGGCGGTCGGTGTACGTCCACTGGACAgttggcgcggcggccggagGGAACGGCGGGGGGCAGACTTCTGAGAAGGGGGTCGCGTCTGCGAACGCCGTTTCggccgaggacgcagcggcgtctgaggcaggcgctgccACCGTCACGCCCTTGCTgatttcttctcttttcatCCCTCTGCACGCACTCTATATCTTTGGCTACAACGCAGATCATGGATATGCACTGGTGGCGTTTGCGACTCGGGAGCGAGCGCTGGAGAGCGCCCTCGAgtttcagcagcagcagagacagaatcGAAGGGGGTTGAGCGGCgagacgaaaaagaagaTGCCGCGACTTCGCGTGAAAATCGCCGACCAGGTCGATCACCTCAGAGAGCGCCTGGCTGCGCTTCAAGAAGAGGCCGACGCGGCTGGAGTCGAgttcgcccgcgcggcggcaaaagccgcaggggcgaagagctctcgccccgcggcagcgccagcaaCTCCcgacgcggggggcggcgcgcgagacactCAAGAACCTGG gcgcggcccTTTCTCTAGGCCGACACAAGACGCGCGTCTCCCTAGAGCTCCTGAACTCGCCCGGACGCACCcggtcttcctctcgcctcctaCGGTGATGACAACGGCGTCGCTGGCCGCGTTTGAAGAGGCGACGCTTCGGCAACTGAGACTCGCAGCTGCCAAGAAGGCGATGCAAGAGACCCAACGTCAGCCAGCGGGtggcgcgccggctgctgctgaggAGGGCTAG
- a CDS encoding hypothetical protein (encoded by transcript BESB_037880), which yields MTRTDQRKRVLHPHFAKWFPRCVPKGFRENPAIRIFCFHGAGMDVTVWTGVGTPKAPTVNPLVTFCEKEDAQLLAAQLPGRSLRSKESVPDTIQDCAAQLLEVITPLASSHVPYVLVGYSMGCWIAYELACALAKKKQADASVRLPVRMILASMVSPDTIPKDRPWRETRNLSDQEFQEELRGWSCNDVLFQPDLWSAYGQLLRADHRLLDDYVPTTPENPLGVPCSVFRARDDLKLKSPSYFFNWFSLLERDCSAREKKVSALKRDANGDGVATSSIHSGIETTDRTPRSVNEPQNTGNGVHLGRSTPDMVKKSRGRASDTEERLTARIGVLDGNHGLLYNTECRAKFFEQIVELVEQDLLDFMYDGM from the exons ATGACTCGTACCGACCAGAGGAAACGGGTTTTGCACCCGCACTTCGCCAAATGGTTTCCACGCTGCGTCCCAAAAGGCTTCAGAGAGAATCCGGCTATCAGGATTTTCTGCTTCCATGGAGCTG GGATGGATGTAACGGTGTGGACCGGCGTCGGGACGCCCAAGGCACCCACAGTGAATCCGCTTGTTACTTTTTGCGAGAAGGAGGATGCGCAGTTGCTCGCGGCACAGCTTCCTGGCCGCAGTCTGCGGAGTAAAGAATCAGTCCCAGATACAATCCAAgactgcgcggcgcagctcctcgaagTTATAACTCCTTTG GCGTCCTCTCATGTACCGTACGTTCTGGTGGGTTACTCCATGGGCTGCTGGATTGCGTATGaactcgcctgcgcgctcgctAAGAAAAAACAGGCAGACGCAAGCGTGCGTCTGCCCGTTCGGATGATTCTTGCGTCTATGGTCAGTCCTGATACCATCCCAAAAGATCGACcatggagagagacgcggaatCTCAGCGACCAGGAGTTTCAG GAGGAGCTTCGTGGGTGGAGCTGCAACGACGTGCTTTTCCAACCTGATCTGTGGTCCGCGTACGGCCAACTCTTGCGCGCCGACCACCGATTACTGGACGACTATGTCCCTACCACTCCAGAGAATCCTCTCG GTGTCCCATGTTCGGTATTCCGAGCGCGAGACGATCTGAAGCTTAAGAGTCCATCGTACTTCTTCAATTGGTTTTCCTTGCTCGAGCGGGATTGCTCAGCACGGGAGAAAAAGGTTTCAGCGTTGAAACGCGATGCCAACGGGGACGGTGTCGCTACGTCAAGCATCCACAGCGGTATAGAAACAACGGACCGTACACCTCGCAGCGTGAATGAACCGCAGAACACGGGTAACGGTGTGCATCTCGGTAGATCCACTCCTGACATGGTCAAGAAATCTCGCGGCAGAGCTTCGGACACTGAGGAACGACTCACCGCCCGCATTGGCGTGCTTGACGGAAACCACGGACTTCTGTACAACACAGAGTGCCGGGCGAAATTTTTCGAGCAAATTGTCGAGCTGGTTGAACAGGATCTTCTTGACTTCATGTACGATGGCATGTGA
- a CDS encoding putative 3-ketoacyl-CoA reductase (encoded by transcript BESB_037860): protein MGLFCCECAKALNSRLQAVVGECPVVHLTVTVLGMLFLLRKTLCLTYRLVKTLCSRKFDLRRCGEYAVVTGATDGIGKALAVALAKKGFKIFLISRNPERLAQTELELHAAVPSLKGVKSLAVDFSQGTTESLFAQLDAALKGLDIGVLVNNVGVSYPHAMFYNELDLQTLDQLISVNVRSTLVTTRVVYPGMAERRRGAIICVGSGASEIASDPLYCAYSATKAAAESFCRSLQPECASKNILVQCHVPLLVTTKLSKMRQASMTTPSTETYAKHAVAVIENGRFDGPTTISPYWVHRSIICLSNAIPSKLWEAFYLPRCLSIRRRALKKKEQQVRRKSREETREVRSTPQQRPTGVCGGWASKLGDLHELARRRVEPEEPPPLAHAKSCTCAGCCPAGRGQEGTVKSVCEKKFLGKIHSFRRHPAMM, encoded by the exons ATGGGTCTGTTCTGCTGCGAGTGCGCCAAGGCGCTCAACAGCCGGCTGCAggccgtcgtcggcgagtGCCCCGTGGTGCATCTGACTGTGACTGTGCTGGGGatgctttttcttctccggAAGACTCTCTGCCTCACTTACCGCCTCGTCAAG ACGCTGTGCTCGCGGAAATTCGACTTGCGTAGGTGCGGCGAGTACGCAGTCGTGACAGGCGCCACGGACGGCATCGGGAAGGCGTTGGCCGTCGCCCTGGCGAAGAAGGGCTTCAAAATCTTTCTCATCTCGCGAAACCCGGAGCGTCTCGCACAGACAGAGCTCGAG CTGCACGCAGCGGTGCCGAGTTTGAAGGGCGTCAAGAGCCTGGCCGTCGACTTCTCGCAGGGCACCACGGAGAGTCTCTTTGCGCAGCTCGACGCGGCCCTGAAGGGTCTCGACATCGGCGTCCTCGTCAACAATGTCGGCGTGTCCTATCCGCATGCGATG TTCTACAACGAGCTCGATCTGCAGACCCTCGATCAGCTTATCAGCGTGAACGTGCGCTCAACGCTGGTGACGACGCGCGTGGTGTACCCAG GCATGGCGGAgcgacgtcgcggcgccATCATCTGCGTGGGCAGCGGAGCTTCTGAAATCGCCAGCGACCCTCTCTACTGCGCGTACTCCGCCACGAAGGCTGCCGCCGAGTCCTTCTGTCGCTCGCTCCAG CCCGAGTGCGCAAGCAAGAACATCCTCGTCCAGTGCCACGTGCCTCTCCTGGTCACGACAAAGCTGTCAAAAATGAGGCAGGCGAGCATGACGACTCCCAGCACTGAGAC GTACGCGAAGCACGCTGTGGCGGTGATTGAGAACGGCAGGTTCGACGGGCCGACTACGATCTCGCCGTACTGGGTGCACCGCTCCATCATCTGCCTGTCGAACGCCATCCCGTCCAAGCTCTGGGAAGCGTTCTACCTTCCTCGGTGTCTCTCgattcgcaggcgcgcgctgaagaagaaggaacagCAGGTACGTagaaaaagcagagaggagactcgGGAGGTGCGCTCCACGCCCCAGCAACGCCCCACCGGAGTATGCGGGGGATGGGCTTCGAAGCTGGGAGATCTGCACGAACTCGCCCGAAGACGGGTGGAGCCAGAGGAACCGCCCCCACTCGCGCATGCAAAATCGTGCACATGTGCTGGCTGCTGTCCCGCAGGCCGAGGCCAAGAAGGAACTGTGAAAAGTGTGTGCGAGAAGAAGTTTCTGGGAAAGATCCACAGTTTTCGCCGACATCCGGCGATGATGTGA
- a CDS encoding hypothetical protein (encoded by transcript BESB_037900), translating to MVLLALDEFFRSFFLFNAQPRDAPPSASAAAPAPFRRPTSFLVFCTPEVDSICCCQLISSFLNSRLLFLDSQWDFGNVAFDIEVVSGIPDVLAWVDRHLAYARGESASASPSLPSSSAYRLPFYDRILFIGLGGLADEDELDADERGEEDTASRADRSQTATLFAAVTDLFLHRAVRLEALEELRKEKRRERIARLRRRPYGLFTPARGDAADGAAGDSQDELRDRADGGRGGEENAAGAARAAALTPEDEQCVQRLEAKIRSGVKIAVLDSRRPVHTTLIRDCRWMMPMEVAEQEALDRRRRERLEATNGASSSLLAAGVYRSKPCAAVLARILEPLYEVESSAYAFAGATAAAAYLQEEWLSGDEYNDLILAIKDVNISTFPYIEDDDNNGLLPLLRNGCLRDALNVSAQLLFRAVGSSLPSAGAASGEVARSWHCQQQSNELRVQCGLECKDMLNPFSGLAAAQQRVVYEYLRQTLQLRDCYCLNWAKDRGTFPSVPNVDVAYLLQALLARSGAPEAAGGSLYRTNAIDALQLLSRITSTVTRDQGLTLQQFEQAQSLVVHQLLQLYRHLDLARLSHARGGVLLVTLRHPRAFLLHPTYLRTFALLCALKQAGGEEDKRLPVVLHVCLEGAPGETGERSILFACTPNADADNPDLFPFVLHLLLASGDMGRGLAESKRGRRRRGGDGDADSAAAAVARCVKRDGGCPHMLHVSAGRLGADVQKQIAAVYVREVRRRTEEEEAGRDGEDDDDDLDFGVDDGRDSEEPEEDTETGGAVSQEDDERERDGRNWVAEGEESEEEDELAAQEAKRRHSVSGDARRQARRGDAAGVDADSDD from the exons ATggtgcttctcgcgctcgatGAGTTCTTCCggtctttcttcctcttcaacgcacagccgcgcgacgcgcctccctccgcgtccgccgcggcgcccgcgccgtttCGCCGACCCACTTcgttcctcgtcttctgtaCTCCCGAGGTCGACagcatctgctgctgccaGCTGATCTCCTCCTTCCTCAACTCTCGTCTCCTGTTTCTGGACAGCCAGTGGGACTTTGGCAACGTTGCCTTCGACATCGAGGTCGTCTCGG GGATTCCGGACGTGCTCGCATGGGTCGATAGGCACCTGGCgtacgcgcgcggcgagtctgcgtcggcgtctccgtcgctgccgtcgtcgtccgcgtaCCGGCTGCCGTTCTACGACCGAATTCTCTTCATCGGCCtgggcggcctcgcagacgaagacgagctgGATGCAGACGAgcggggagaagaagacaccgccagccgcgcggaTCGCAgccagacggcgacgctCTTCGCGGCTGTCACAGATCTCTTTCTGCACAGAGCTGTGCGTCTAGAGGccctcgaggagctgcgaaAGGAGAAACGACGCGAGCGaatcgcccgcctccgcagacgccccTACGGGCTCTTCACTCCCGCAAGAggggacgcggcggacggcgcggcaggcgacagccaagacgagctccgcgaccgagcggacggcggccgcgggggagaagagaacgcagcaggcgccgctaGAGCGGCGGCTCTGACGCCTGAAGATGAGCAGTGCGTGCAGAGACTCGAGGCGAAAATCCGGAGCGGCGTCAAAATTGCGGTTCTCGACTCCCGACGGCCTGTTCACACCACGCTGATACGC GATTGCCGGTGGATGATGCCTATGGAGGTTGCCGAGCAAGAGGCGCTcgaccggcggcggagagagcgcctggaggcgaccaatggcgcgtcgtcgtcgctgctcgccgcgggcgtctaCCGAAGCAAGCCCTGTGCAGCGGTCCTTGCGAGG aTCCTGGAGCCCCTGTACGAGGTGGAGAGCAGCGCGTACGCGttcgcaggcgcgacggcggcggcggcgtatCTGCAGGAAGAGTGGCTTTCCGGCGACGAGTACAACGACTTGATTTTGGCGATCAAAGACGTCAACATCTCGACCTT CCCGTAcatcgaggacgacgacaaCAACGGcctgctccctctcctcAGGAACGG CTgtctgcgcgacgcgctcaACGTgagcgcgcagctgctgttccgcgccgtcggcagcagcctgccctcggccggcgcagcctctggaGAAGTCGCTCGCTCGTGGCATTGCCAGCAGCAGAGCAACGAGCTCCGCGTGCAGTGCGGCCTCGAGTGCAAAGACATGCTCAATCCCttcagcggcctcgctgcg gcgcagcagcgagtgGTCTACGAGTACCTGCGacagacgctgcagctgcgggaTTGTTACTGTCTCAACTGG GCGAAAGATCGGGGCACGTTCCCCTCCGTTCCAAACGTGGACGTTGCCTACCTTCTtcaggcgctgctcgccagaTCTGGAGCGC cggaggcagccggGGGTTCACTGTACCGGACCAACGCGatcgacgcgctgcagctcctctcACG AATCACCTCCACGGTGACCCGCGACCAGGGGCTAACGCTGCAGCAGTTTGAGCAGGCGCAGTCTCTCGTCGTGCATCAGCTGCTCCAGCTGTACCGGCAC CTGGACTTGGCGCGTCTGAgtcacgcgcgaggcggcgtgcTGTTGGTGACGCTGCGTCATCCGCGGGCGTTTCTGCTGCACCCGACGTACCTGCGGACGTTCGCGCTGCTGTGTGCGCTGAAGcaagcaggcggcgaagaggacaaGCGCCTGCCGGTCGTGCTCCACGTGTGCCTCGAGGGGGCACCgggcgagacaggcgagcgcagcaTCTTGTTCGCGTGTACGCCGaatgcagacgcagacaacCCGGACCTTTTTCCCTTCGTCTTGCACCTTCTCTTGGCCAGCGGCGACATGGGCAGAGGGCTGGCGGAGAGCAAgcgcgggcggagacgccgaggcggagacggcgacgcggactcggcagctgcagctgtcgCCCGATGCGTGAAGCGTGACGGCGGATGCCCCCACATGCTCCACGTCAGCGCGGGTCGCCTGGGCGCAGATGTGCAGAAGCAGATCGCCGCGGTCTACGTGCGCGAAGTCCGCCGGCgcacggaggaggaggaagctggtcgcgacggcgaggacgacgacgacgacctCGACTTTGGCGTCGACGACGGCCGAGACTCAGAAGAGCCAGAGGAGGACACCGAAACGGGCGGCGCAGTAAGccaagaagacgacgaaagaGAG CGAGACGGGCGGAACTGGGTcgccgagggagaagagagcgaggaggaagacgagctcgccgcgcaagaggcgaagcgccgccacagcgtcagcggcgacgcgaggcggcaggcgcgcaggggcgacgcggccgggGTCGACGCAGATTCGGATGACTAG
- a CDS encoding hypothetical protein (encoded by transcript BESB_037920) — translation MASFLRLAHAPTCAHPLRAAERFGSNSARESGYSTQDSMSPLWDRRGGEGRREWRQDSGAEKKSFISSEAYDAAISTRADPRARSPIFPRRVLERDSTIAARLRAAGAQLVAHFPSRSPRRFSQTPAQTVHERSRASQGQDRRGTNLGSDRLAPSFEPNGTEATRVLVGFSPFPWAPSEDLENSNRPPGGCRLQEAGSSQPVDDLHDAKFPLCWFKPSAGTLSRHGVFPSHVSLFPPGESRSCVSSCRSDKAIPSEAAAATDGAEATPTSAFQDVNDAANALMEGDTFRPDTFWIAASSVAGIYDVFKVISGSDDADLVTKWRDVSSQRQGAEDGGASPQGDRDAAVGEADARPPETAAGRLRRKFFRVPAAGLRALFATRSLEAGGRRLSHRVLLLSSAAQMAAEAGAHGGTAPCEPCPGMHTEPNETAPNETSGPATSAQPSDDAAETPRVSARFVPPGRYMRRGYETLIDRAGEAYEVPAVTAEASERSWLGFAQLQAAVQVIAACESVTDLARFDGMRDMEENDLDDGALRSRVYWDSVLRRRTRGFSDDAKDCMLAGAYALSQFAPPKLLDRALAVRTRAAEALSGIFGASEILLWIPPTQAAVPRTQLLRGSPGPTAPAATQASETVHAFPADKWMRTVAELLGLPLLQFRCGITLLGSAGADHRLLEVGQLLVQHDGDGRGSSAALDASVVSRR, via the exons ATGGCCTCGTTTTTGAggctcgcgcacgcgccgacTTGCGCGCATCCTCTCCGAGCCGCTGAGCGCTTCGGCAGCAACTCCGCACGCGAAAGCGGATACTCTACACAGGACAGCATGTCGCCGCTTTGGGAtaggcgcggcggagaaggaaggcgcgagTGGAGGCaggacagcggcgcggagaaaaaatCGTTTATTTCGTCTGAAGCCTACGACGCGGCGATCAGCACCCGTGCCGACCCCCGGGCAC GCTCGCCCATATTCCCCAGGCGCGTGCTGGAGCGGGACTCGACGatcgcggctcgcctgcgggctGCAGGGGCACAGCTCGTGGCGCACTTcccctcgcggtcgccgaggcgcttctcCCAGACTCCAGCGCAAACAGTCCACGAACGATCGAGAGCATCACAGGGGCAAGATCGCCGCGGCACTAACCTGGGGAGTGACCGTCTGGCGCCCAGCTTCGAGCCAAACGGGACAGAGGCGACTCGGGTACTCGTCGGGTTCTCTCCGTTTCCGTGGGCGCCTTCGGAGGACTTGGAGAATTCAAACAGACCTCCAGGCGGATGCCGCCTCCAGGAAGCAGGATCTTCGCAACCTGTGGATGACCTGCATGATGCGAAATTCCCTCTGTGCTGGTTCAAGCCCTCAGCGGGCACACTGAGCCGCCACGGAGTCTTCCCTTCGCATGTCAGTTTATTCCCGCCCGGTGAATCTCGGAGCTGTGTTTCGTCGTGCCGCAGTGACAAAGCGATCCCGAgtgaggcagcggcagcgactgATGGCGCTGAAGCCACGCCAACCAGCGCTTTCCAGGACGTGAACGATGCAGCAAACGCGCTGATGGAAGGTGACACCTTTCGCCCAGATACGTTTTGGATCGCCGCTTCGTCTGTCGCAGGGATCTATGACGTTTTCAAGGTGATTTCGGGCTCTGATGACGCGGATCTCGTCACGAAGTGGCGGGACGTGAGCAGCCAGCGTCAAGGCGCCGAGGatggcggcgcctcgcctcaaGGTGACCGAGACGCCGCTGTGGGCGAGGCGGATGCGCGTCCGCCGGAAACAGCTGCAGGACGCTTGCGCAGAAAGTTTTTCCGTGTTCCTGCGGCGgggctccgcgccctcttcgcgaCGAGGAGTCTTGAGGCGGGGGGAAGGCGCCTCTCTCATCGCGTATTGCTGTTGAGCTCGGCTGCCCAGAtggccgcggaggctggaGCCCATGGCGGCACGGCCCCGTGTGAACCCTGCCCAGGAATGCACACGGAGCCCAACGAGACGGCACCCAACGAGACCAGCGGACCTGCCACGAGTGCCCAGCCTTcagacgacgcggcagagacgccgcgagtgAGCGCGCGCTTTGTTCCTCCCGGCCGCTACATGCGTCGGGGGTATGAGACACTAATCGACAGGGCAGGAGAAGCATACGAAGTCCCGGCAGTCACGGCAGAAGCGTCTGAGAGGAGCTGGCTGGGCTTCGCGCAGTTGCAAGCTGCTGTCCAGGTTATCGCCGCGTGCGAGTCCGTGACAGACCTCGCCCGTTTCGACGGCATGAGAGA CATGGAAGAAAACGACCTGGACGACGGCGCCCTGAGGTCACGCGTCTACTGGGATTCCGTGCTGCGTCGGCGGACTCGCGGAttcagcgacgacgcgaaagACTGCATGCTCGCCG GTGCCTACGCTCTTTCGCAGTTCGCACCCCCAAAACTGCTGGACCGGGCACTAGCTGTCCGAAcgcgagcagcagaggcTTTGTCTGGTATTTTCGGCGCTTCGGAGATTCTCCTCTGGATTCCGCCAACCCAGGCGGCCGTGCCCCGCACACAACTCCTTCGCGGTTCCCCAGGACCAACGGCACCTGCCGCCACTCAAGCCAGCGAGACAGTCCATGCATTTCCTGCTGACAAATGGATGCGTACTGTTGCGGAGCTGCTGGGGCTTCCGCTGCTTCAGTTCCGGTGTGGGATCACGCTGTTGGGGTCCGCTGGAGCTGACCACCGGCTGCTTGAG GTGGGACAGTTGTTGGTGCAGCATGACGGAGATGGCCGTGGATCGTCAGCTGCCCTGGACGCAAGCGTCGTCAGCCGGCGATGA
- a CDS encoding hypothetical protein (encoded by transcript BESB_037870): protein METISVVPAPDAVVMNPRLRNPQSGREQHTTNGTGSVLNSSADGPSPARFDAAGYVGQIPQPLCLAGTGDSEACVVLSSAIGFSWLIPPLFLSGP from the coding sequence ATGGAAACAATCTCGGTGGTACCAGCACCAGACGCAGTTGTGATGAATCCTAGACTCAGAAACCCGCAGAGCGGCCGCGAACAGCACACGACGAACGGGACAGGCTCTGTGCTGAATTCCTCCGCGGATGGCCCAAGCCCTGCACGGTTCGACGCAGCTGGATACGTCGGACAGATCCCTCAGCCGCTTTGCCTCGCAGGAACGGGTGACAGCGAGGCGTGTGTCGTGCTAAGTTCAGCCATCGGGTTTTCGTGGCTGATCCCGCCGCTCTTCCTGAGCGGCCCATGA
- a CDS encoding hypothetical protein (encoded by transcript BESB_037910) — MSQSPELPVYNSFKVTTPSMSVTLSADDTPLPAGLGAVAGPASLVTVNPGSSSAPVETTTDVPGSVCDFHTEKQENDLKTAAAAPAFMPAGMYKRSYSKAAAALYGDRPVIQPMEAEIEETRAVREDGAEEHMEPHDYTYWDKLRRQHTKTEIRRWTSFFPEQQEDTAFFGRDIDVAVPTAAYTQGTYYERMEEEFQAKSFRLPTVAYVAPPVWIRRTQGVCNGLFRSCQCAPCGDSCSA, encoded by the exons ATGTCGCAGTCCCCTGAGCTTCCGGTTTACAACTCTTTCAAGGTCACCACGCCGTCGATGTCGGTGACTTTATCTGCGGATGACACCCCTCTGCCGGCCGGTCTCGGCGCGGTTGCCGGCCCCGCTAGCTTGGTCACGGTGAACCCtgggagcagcagcgcgcctgTGGAGACTACCACGGACGTCCCAGGCTCTGTCTGCGACTTCCACACTGAGAAGC AAGAGAATGACTTGAagacggcagcggctgcgcccgcgttcATGCCAGCGGGGATGTACAAGCGGTCGTACTCaaaggcggctgcggctttgTACGGAGACAGACCCGTGATTCAGCCAATGGAGGCCGAAATCGAGGAGACCCGCGCTGTCCGCGAAGATGGCGCCGAAGAGCATATGGAGCCACACGACTACACGTATTGGGACAAACTCCGGCGCCAGCACACGAAGACCGAGATCAGACGGTGGACTTCATTCTTCCCCGAACAGCAGGAAGACACCGCATTCTTCGGCAGAGATATTG ACGTGGCTGTGCCGACGGCCGCGTACACGCAGGGCACCTACTACGAGAGAATGGAGGAGGAATTCCAGGCAAAGAGCTTCCGCTTGCCCACAGTGGCGTacgtcgcgccgcccgtctGGATCCGGCGGACACAGGGAGTCTGCAACGGACTCTTCCGGAGCTGCCAGTGTGCGCCATGCGGCGACAGCTGCTCCGCATGA